The following coding sequences are from one Bifidobacterium sp. window:
- the purC gene encoding phosphoribosylaminoimidazolesuccinocarboxamide synthase — translation MEKLDLLYQGKAKKLYATDDPDILWVEYMNQATAGNGAKKEQIEGKGHLNNEITSLMFRLLAKRGIASHFVKQLSETEQLVRKMTMFPLEIVMRNVAAGSFAKRYGIEEGTELSRPVLEFFYKSDALNDPFINNDDILALNLATSQQLEIIAAKAREINQVLHALFSSIDVKLVDFKIEMGITSDGMILLADEITPDTCRLWDVKDQAEDNAAIEHLDKDLFRRDLGSIIPAYEEIFARLRTLESTTTCCKGKGNCNCKH, via the coding sequence ATGGAGAAGTTGGATCTGCTCTACCAAGGCAAGGCAAAAAAACTCTACGCGACCGATGACCCCGATATTCTTTGGGTCGAATACATGAACCAGGCAACTGCTGGTAACGGCGCTAAAAAAGAGCAGATTGAAGGCAAGGGACATCTCAATAATGAGATCACCTCATTGATGTTCCGTCTACTTGCTAAACGCGGCATCGCCAGTCATTTTGTTAAACAGCTGTCTGAAACTGAGCAGCTGGTACGCAAGATGACCATGTTCCCACTGGAAATCGTTATGCGTAATGTCGCCGCTGGTTCATTTGCCAAGCGCTATGGCATCGAGGAAGGCACTGAGCTGAGTAGGCCAGTGCTTGAATTCTTTTATAAGAGCGATGCACTTAATGATCCTTTCATTAACAATGACGATATTCTCGCTCTAAATTTGGCAACATCACAACAACTGGAAATCATTGCTGCTAAAGCACGCGAAATTAATCAGGTGTTGCATGCCTTGTTCTCTTCAATCGATGTCAAGCTTGTGGACTTCAAGATTGAGATGGGTATTACCAGCGATGGGATGATTCTTTTAGCTGACGAAATCACACCAGACACCTGCCGTTTGTGGGATGTTAAGGATCAAGCTGAAGATAATGCAGCAATTGAGCATCTCGACAAAGATTTGTTCCGTCGTGATCTCGGCAGCATTATTCCTGCTTATGAAGAGATCTTTGCTCGTCTGCGCACTCTGGAAAGCACTACAACATGTTGCAAAGGCAAAGGCAATTGCAACTGTAAGCATTAA
- a CDS encoding alpha-amylase family protein translates to MNSDTDCQPSEASVHHALHNPDWTSNAVWWHVYPLGFVGANIRPDSPLQRRCDRGLDALIPWLGRVKELGFTGLLLGPIFQSETHGYDTTDFKHIDDRLGGDASFDKLVEACRDQGLQIILDGVFNHVGRNHPAVAAALAGDSNSTWNGLVSLIPADHSSHHHEVSSAEDATARLPVFEGHKSLVELDHHSPETVAYVAGIMNYWLDRGANGWRLDAAYSVDSEFWARTLPSVRQQHPDTWIFGEVIHGDYSKFVLDSTVDSVTQYELWKSIWSSIAEGNFFELDWNLKRHNTFLDSFVPQTFIGNHDVTRIASRIAIPGAILALTVLMTVGGIPSIYYGDEYGMTGIKEERLGGDDAIRPSFPQQPEILDTKARRMFETHRALIALRHQHPWLEHARTISEHLENRSFSYRSYNDTGDKWILTQLHLDPEPYATVQAADGSQLYDSRHSVG, encoded by the coding sequence ATGAATTCAGATACCGACTGTCAACCTTCAGAAGCTAGCGTTCACCATGCGCTTCATAATCCAGATTGGACCTCGAATGCAGTGTGGTGGCATGTATATCCTCTAGGATTTGTTGGTGCCAACATACGACCGGATTCACCGTTACAACGCCGCTGCGACAGAGGTCTTGATGCACTGATTCCATGGTTGGGGCGAGTCAAAGAACTAGGTTTCACAGGTCTCCTGTTAGGCCCAATCTTTCAATCCGAAACTCACGGCTATGACACCACAGATTTCAAACATATTGATGATCGACTTGGTGGAGACGCTTCCTTCGACAAACTAGTAGAGGCATGTAGAGATCAAGGCTTGCAAATCATCCTTGATGGAGTTTTTAACCATGTTGGCAGAAACCATCCGGCAGTGGCAGCCGCGTTAGCAGGAGATTCAAACTCAACCTGGAATGGTCTAGTTTCCTTAATACCTGCAGACCATTCCTCTCACCACCATGAAGTTTCATCTGCAGAAGATGCAACCGCTAGACTGCCAGTATTTGAGGGACACAAGAGTCTTGTTGAACTCGATCACCACTCCCCCGAAACTGTCGCTTATGTTGCAGGGATTATGAATTATTGGCTAGATCGCGGCGCAAATGGATGGCGGCTAGATGCTGCATACTCAGTAGATTCAGAATTCTGGGCTCGAACTCTTCCCTCTGTGCGTCAACAACATCCAGATACTTGGATCTTTGGTGAGGTCATTCACGGGGATTATTCGAAATTTGTGCTTGATTCCACCGTAGATTCAGTAACCCAATATGAATTATGGAAATCGATCTGGTCAAGCATTGCTGAAGGTAATTTCTTTGAACTTGATTGGAATTTGAAACGCCATAATACCTTCCTCGACAGTTTCGTACCGCAGACATTCATCGGGAATCACGATGTTACTCGTATTGCCAGCCGCATAGCAATCCCAGGCGCAATTCTTGCACTTACCGTCCTGATGACCGTTGGCGGTATACCAAGCATTTACTATGGCGACGAATATGGCATGACAGGAATCAAAGAAGAGCGTCTTGGCGGTGATGATGCCATTCGGCCATCATTCCCGCAACAACCAGAAATTCTCGATACAAAAGCTCGACGCATGTTTGAGACTCACCGTGCATTAATCGCCTTACGACATCAGCATCCTTGGCTCGAACATGCACGAACCATTAGTGAACATCTAGAAAACCGTAGCTTCAGCTATCGCTCGTATAACGATACGGGCGATAAATGGATATTGACTCAACTCCACCTTGATCCTGAACCCTATGCGACGGTTCAAGCCGCCGATGGCAGCCAGTTGTACGATTCTCGTCATAGTGTTGGATAA
- the purT gene encoding formate-dependent phosphoribosylglycinamide formyltransferase: MSDATSHQIDPSISKQREYGNPLVPDNTRVLLLGSGELGREVAIELMRLGVWVCAADSYAGAPAAQFAHENRVLDMTNPVALQALIDEVKPNIIVPEVEAIATSQLAAAARSGIQVTPSSDIAAICMDRERLRVLAHEVLGLPTTPYRFAQSLEELQSGAEQVGYPCVVKPIMSSSGHGQSVVRDSESIVDAWNEAQTGRRAAENGEISKVIVEALVPLDYELTVLTISSSAGIVTCAPIGQRQESGDYRESWQPAAMPSEILKDACSLAKQAVQGLVDEANTKGEFGWGVFGVELFVLTDGTLLFNEVSPRPHDTGMVTLVSQRLSEFALHARAILGIPVTDSDVSINLAKGQVACSRAIVVTGEGQAVFSNLPAALAVEDSELRIFNKPEIHGHRRMAVALSIGSSESDARAKSAEILDTLTISTTDK; the protein is encoded by the coding sequence ATGAGCGATGCAACCTCACATCAAATCGATCCTTCAATTTCCAAACAACGAGAATATGGCAATCCTCTTGTTCCAGACAACACCAGAGTGCTGCTGTTAGGTTCAGGTGAATTAGGCCGTGAAGTTGCGATAGAGCTTATGCGCTTAGGCGTCTGGGTTTGTGCTGCTGATAGCTATGCAGGAGCTCCAGCTGCACAATTCGCCCACGAAAACAGGGTTCTCGACATGACAAACCCTGTTGCTTTACAAGCGTTGATTGACGAAGTCAAACCGAACATCATTGTCCCTGAAGTAGAGGCAATAGCCACTTCTCAACTAGCCGCAGCTGCACGCTCAGGCATACAAGTCACACCCAGCTCTGACATAGCAGCGATTTGTATGGATCGCGAGCGCTTACGAGTGTTGGCACATGAAGTTTTGGGTCTGCCAACCACGCCATATCGTTTCGCTCAATCTTTGGAAGAATTACAGTCGGGCGCTGAACAGGTCGGTTATCCGTGCGTAGTTAAACCTATTATGAGTTCTTCCGGACATGGTCAATCAGTGGTGCGAGATTCCGAGTCGATTGTAGATGCGTGGAATGAGGCACAGACCGGCCGCCGTGCCGCAGAAAATGGCGAAATCTCAAAGGTTATCGTTGAGGCTTTAGTTCCCCTTGACTATGAGTTAACTGTTCTCACCATAAGTTCTAGTGCTGGTATAGTCACGTGTGCTCCGATTGGGCAACGTCAAGAAAGCGGTGATTACCGTGAATCTTGGCAACCTGCAGCGATGCCTTCTGAGATTTTGAAAGATGCCTGCTCTCTCGCCAAACAAGCTGTTCAAGGTTTGGTAGACGAAGCCAACACCAAGGGAGAATTTGGTTGGGGCGTTTTCGGTGTTGAACTCTTTGTGCTCACCGACGGCACCTTACTTTTCAACGAAGTTTCACCTCGCCCCCATGACACAGGTATGGTCACTCTCGTTTCGCAACGTCTCAGCGAATTCGCCCTCCACGCGCGGGCAATATTAGGCATCCCTGTCACCGATAGCGATGTCTCCATAAACCTTGCAAAAGGTCAAGTTGCTTGCAGCAGGGCCATTGTTGTCACAGGCGAAGGCCAGGCTGTGTTCTCAAATCTTCCGGCGGCACTGGCAGTTGAAGATAGCGAATTGCGCATTTTCAATAAACCAGAGATCCATGGGCACCGCCGTATGGCAGTGGCATTGTCCATCGGAAGCAGCGAGTCCGATGCCCGTGCAAAAAGCGCCGAGATCCTTGACACTCTAACCATAAGCACCACAGATAAATAA
- a CDS encoding pyridoxal phosphate-dependent aminotransferase, translating to MDITQMLADRATSIPDNPFAAADSRVARAVAQGADVIDLSKGNPDGEPPEFMIDAVVKASHDPTDFRYAPFDGKPAYLRAAAHWYMQEHGVTLDPVTQILAVSGASVGIGLTIQTLINPGELVVVPGPYYPQYEGSTAVAQGRLQALPTDAEHGFLPDLSAVPESVWQEAKLLILNYPNNPTGAAATPEFFAQAVELAKRYGFVIMHDFAYAGIGFDENPPISLLSTPGAVDVAVELCSLSKMYMIAGWRGGFVAGNAELMHALKMVHRQTSLLMGTTVQDAGAAGLNSDQSTVRVLAQRYKQRFLTLQQGLAQAGLEVCDSHGGLFAWMRVPEGTSDAEFSQWLLAKAGVAVIAGSDFGPTGAGYVRLSLLKPESDLAEAAKRICNERN from the coding sequence ATGGACATAACCCAGATGCTTGCGGATCGTGCAACTTCGATTCCGGACAATCCCTTTGCAGCAGCAGATAGCCGCGTTGCTCGGGCAGTGGCACAAGGGGCTGATGTCATTGATCTTAGCAAAGGCAATCCTGATGGTGAGCCACCAGAGTTCATGATTGATGCCGTTGTTAAAGCCTCTCACGATCCCACCGATTTTCGTTACGCACCCTTTGACGGTAAACCTGCGTATTTACGAGCAGCTGCTCATTGGTATATGCAGGAACATGGTGTGACTCTTGATCCTGTGACGCAGATTCTTGCGGTGAGTGGTGCATCAGTTGGAATTGGACTAACTATACAAACGCTGATAAATCCTGGGGAGCTGGTGGTAGTACCAGGGCCCTATTATCCGCAATATGAAGGTTCAACTGCAGTTGCTCAAGGTCGACTTCAAGCACTACCTACCGATGCTGAGCACGGATTTTTGCCGGATTTATCTGCTGTTCCTGAGTCTGTATGGCAGGAAGCCAAACTGCTGATTCTTAACTACCCAAACAATCCGACTGGTGCTGCTGCTACTCCGGAGTTTTTCGCGCAAGCTGTTGAGTTGGCTAAACGCTACGGTTTTGTGATTATGCATGACTTTGCTTATGCAGGTATAGGCTTTGACGAGAATCCACCTATTAGCTTGCTCAGTACGCCTGGCGCAGTAGATGTCGCTGTCGAGCTGTGCTCATTATCGAAGATGTATATGATTGCTGGTTGGCGAGGGGGCTTTGTGGCCGGCAACGCTGAGCTTATGCATGCATTGAAGATGGTGCATCGACAGACCAGCCTATTGATGGGAACCACAGTGCAAGATGCAGGCGCTGCTGGCCTTAACAGCGATCAATCGACTGTTCGTGTGCTTGCACAGCGTTATAAGCAACGTTTTCTAACCTTGCAACAAGGCCTTGCGCAGGCGGGTCTTGAAGTTTGCGATTCTCACGGCGGTCTCTTCGCATGGATGAGAGTCCCTGAAGGTACCAGTGACGCAGAGTTTTCGCAGTGGTTGCTTGCCAAAGCTGGTGTAGCAGTAATTGCAGGTTCAGATTTCGGCCCGACGGGTGCGGGATATGTCCGTTTGAGCCTGCTGAAGCCCGAATCCGACCTTGCCGAAGCTGCGAAACGCATCTGTAATGAACGGAATTGA
- a CDS encoding threonine aldolase family protein, which yields MLHFENDYSEGAHPLVLQSLIDTNNLQLPGYGSDDLSAQAKQRIAEACGKPDADVFLLVGGTQTNMVVIASMLNQFEGVVAVDTGHVSMHEAGAIEASGHKVLTVPGHDGKMEANILQQYLAGFFEDANHDHMVFPGMVYISHPTEYGTLYSRAELSAISSVCHEYHLPLFIDGARLGYALACPQSDVTLTDIATYADVFYIGGTKIGALCGEAVVFPQANAPKHMLTMIKQRGALLAKGRLLGAQFAALFTDDLYWHISKNAIDTASVLRTALVKRGYRFYINSPTNQIFVILDDKKLAELSKQVIFSIWERFDTDHTIIRFATSWATKESEVQSLIKLL from the coding sequence ATGCTGCATTTTGAAAACGACTATTCCGAGGGTGCACATCCGCTCGTACTGCAGAGTCTGATTGACACCAATAATCTGCAGCTTCCAGGCTATGGCTCCGATGATCTCTCTGCACAAGCCAAACAACGGATTGCTGAAGCTTGCGGCAAACCTGACGCAGATGTGTTTTTATTGGTCGGCGGAACTCAAACCAATATGGTCGTTATCGCATCTATGCTCAATCAGTTCGAAGGTGTTGTAGCGGTTGACACTGGTCATGTGAGTATGCACGAGGCAGGAGCTATTGAAGCTTCCGGCCATAAAGTGCTGACAGTTCCAGGGCACGATGGCAAGATGGAAGCTAACATTCTTCAACAATATTTAGCAGGTTTTTTTGAAGATGCTAATCACGATCACATGGTTTTCCCTGGTATGGTCTACATCTCGCACCCCACTGAATATGGAACTTTGTATTCCCGAGCAGAACTTAGCGCAATCTCCTCCGTCTGCCACGAATATCATCTTCCCTTATTCATTGATGGTGCACGCCTCGGCTATGCACTAGCATGTCCGCAAAGTGATGTCACCCTCACGGACATCGCCACATACGCCGATGTCTTTTATATTGGTGGAACAAAAATCGGTGCGCTCTGTGGCGAGGCAGTGGTATTTCCGCAGGCCAATGCACCGAAACACATGCTCACCATGATTAAGCAGCGTGGAGCTTTGCTTGCGAAGGGGCGGCTATTAGGCGCTCAATTCGCAGCATTATTCACCGACGACCTCTATTGGCATATCAGCAAGAATGCTATCGACACAGCAAGCGTATTACGCACAGCACTCGTAAAACGCGGATACCGCTTCTATATCAACTCCCCCACGAACCAGATTTTCGTCATTCTTGATGATAAAAAGCTCGCAGAATTATCAAAACAAGTAATTTTCAGCATCTGGGAACGTTTCGATACCGATCACACCATAATCCGCTTCGCCACAAGCTGGGCGACCAAGGAATCGGAAGTCCAATCCCTGATTAAGCTGCTCTAG